A stretch of the Engraulis encrasicolus isolate BLACKSEA-1 chromosome 19, IST_EnEncr_1.0, whole genome shotgun sequence genome encodes the following:
- the LOC134470188 gene encoding DNA excision repair protein ERCC-6-like: protein MVCDEAHRLKNVKTQTYKVSSSIQVRFRILLTGTPIQNNLKELWSLLSLISETCLVGTSKTFSKNLEKPITRAREADAEASERAKAEELIGCLKEKIKLVWLRRTKEQLPKLPGKRELVLWTRLSPEQEAAYRHQISVNQENNVTNNFTLLHKLCEICSQPAKSHGRSVNSAEALIASSGKLAILIPLLKALSSEGHKTLVFFQYVETLKIVFHTLSKTEWGRRDVLFMDGTVDAAVRPSLLRSFQTGSRSILLVTLKVAAEGLTLTAADRVILMEPSWNQSTDAQAVDRAHRIGQKREVEVYRFITCGTIEEKIYRRQLFKDSLVRQVVGDDQNPYRYFTHSELMDLSTLGDTQQSSTQLQLERQHGTHLSAVEIFGREIEEQVSLSLCGISDHGKLLKANQDDDLEAEMEKLHIAEDVQKCKEEIEDEVHVRCRTDTENKSGRDTNLRKSLAVHLKEKAKDSNWAYYQNKQKEFLRRKTAPGLPPRYKSFSFSPFSGSRRREKSRQLQRDSEEESVLFSKDKTSCGIESISDDVSPERQRDATATENNTLEISLSKDISQHGLTPDTADLHSQEKNSFDIRIGNIGVIKLHCSTLKSITGTDSHFPLKSQSPDQSKHLSVLQTPISKPHVNKSSLSDNSSHHSLSRDSVHEDSQCPLNETRAEASPDESDGSADRNYLQTLTISRTLAQNFHTFIFSDIHQHMSAQNNRDESSEVHSDDTDGQLSSDDRADRSVVGTPQNIHTFSFLDIQQHTSAQINWDKGSNSHSEGDTGGEITDMELSANDKSDNSGIVTQKTPTKQNLSKSSDMRTTILNTVPAANSYDPQTQKDKLGSRTSYSVSSFDDVHSTLNSKARSKDTGSNFSFFVDLSLNANGSLFLCPENTSTPVTSHNRWPQSQLKSPSRNIESPFLNKTAFTTITPQTWKTAESIAASPVSNPKCPQEEKTTRDNPPSECHGTVDVLTESISDCVSENCETATDREASWCLATSNSSLPNSLTVDPADEGDDADDHVDSSDSLLNDVTCLSPPQKSHDTHLQADRLHAENISDKVSENCETTTDCEASCASDSSIPTSLTVDSAAEGDKEEEVNSPDYLLNDVTPLSSQKSHEAQLHAGSLHVIFNYERKSCALVSTEERSHINCSVTLSSTKVYRGLQGPLPFSSPTSMPDKQKTSIHDTFANDPSPNQKRSKSNHQTIRVKPFVKPFSTRSSSVRLQYSHSCTPAGSMWPPGSALMSGRSPGFKYSFSHIQPPRQLKDFSHILDLSSEFPRLPICDRSLTHRSFRDLQNSAGVLSEKSSKVANVSEDSGTVRDHAGSFVPGSRTPNSLKIYVNDCDDNSSEAYPGLTLASAKLDLIKSDDSDRSQMSTAKKSLMTDTIHYSAPSDNKNDDCKDAAHGFSNNGSCEVDLYLSELENLEEIREQSCLSSDQQDRFPDGRSGLIFTENVDGFATNGSRDDLMKSASLASTNESPEFNTAVPQENTDCPSIQTPQRQSSPYPPLSPLACGSKSKSQDGSDCAAITLHSGVVQLVSGECPVSDQKDALVQTPGRECLRLLKKLKDL from the coding sequence ATGGTATGCGATGAGGCACACAGGTTAAAAAATGTCAAGACACAAACCTACAAAGTTTCTTCATCGATCCAAGTCCGTTTTCGTATTCTCCTGACCGGCACTCCCATTCAAAATAATCTGAAGGAGCTTTGGAGTCTGCTGTCTCTCATCTCTGAAACATGCCTAGTGGGAACAAGCAAAACATTCAGTAAGAACCTTGAGAAGCCAATAACCAGAGCCAGAGAAGCTGATGCAGAGGCCAGTGAGAGAGCCAAGGCAGAGGAACTGATTGGTTGCCTCAAGGAGAAAATAAAACTAGTGTGGCTGAGACGTACCAAAGAACAGTTGCCCAAGTTGCCGGGCAAACGTGAGCTTGTACTGTGGACGAGGCTTAGTCCTGAACAGGAGGCGGCGTACCGTCACCAAATTTCAGTCAATCAGGAAAATAATGTCACCAACAACTTCACACTTTTACACAAATTGTGTGAGATTTGCAGTCAGCCAGCCAAGTCACATGGAAGATCTGTGAATTCAGCTGAGGCTTTGATTGCAAGCTCTGGAAAGCTTGCCATATTGATCCCTCTGCTGAAGGCTTTGTCCTCTGAAGGACATAAGACTTTGGTGTTCTTTCAGTATGTTGAAACCCTTAAGATTGTGTTCCACACTCTTTCAAAAACAGAATGGGGGCGCAGAGATGTTCTATTCATGGATGGGACTGTAGATGCAGCAGTCAGGCCATCACTACTCAGATCGTTCCAGACGGGGTCTAGGAGCATCCTTTTAGTCACATTGAAAGTCGCAGCTGAAGGCCTCACCCTTACAGCAGCTGATCGGGTCATCCTAATGGAGCCCTCATGGAACCAGTCAACAGATGCACAAGCCGTAGACCGAGCACATAGAATTggacagaagagagaggtggaagtgTATCGTTTCATCACCTGTGGGACGATTGAAGAGAAAATATACCGCAGGCAGTTGTTCAAAGATTCACTTGTTCGGCAGGTGGTAGGAGATGACCAGAACCCTTATAGGTACTTCACTCATTCAGAGCTGATGGATCTGAGCACTCTCGGAGACACTCAGCAATCTTCCACTCAGCTACAGCTTGAGCGTCAGCACGGCACACACCTCAGTGCTGTAGAGATCTTTGGCAGGGAGATAGAGGAGCAGGTCTCTCTTAGCCTGTGTGGGATATCTGATCACGGGAAGCTCCTAAAAGCAAATCAAGATGATGACCTGGAGGCAGAGATGGAAAAACTACACATTGCTGAAGATGTTCAGAAATGTAAGGAGGAGATTGAGGATGAGGTCCATGTCAGATGTAGAACAGACACGGAGAACAAATCTGGACGTGACACAAACCTACGAAAATCACTGGCTGTGCACCTAAAAGAAAAGGCGAAGGACTCAAATTGGGCATATTACCAGAACAAACAAAAAGAGTTTCTTCGTAGAAAAACAGCTCCAGGGTTGCCTCCAAGATacaaatctttctctttctcgccatTTTCTGGTTCAAGACGGAGAGAAAAGAGCAGACAGCTTCAGCGCGATTCAGAAGAAGAATCTGTCCTCTTTTCAAAGGACAAAACATCATGTGGTATTGaaagcatttcagatgatgtgtcTCCTGAAAGGCAAAGAGATGCCACTGCAACTGAGAACAACACTTTGGAGATCTCTTTGTCAAAGGACATCAGTCAACACGGCCTCACACCAGACACTGCAGATCTACACTCTCAAGAGAAGAACTCTTTTGACATCAGAATAGGAAATATTGGTGTCATCAAGCTCCACTGCTCAACCCTCAAATCTATCACTGGAACAGATTCTCACTTTCCTTTAAAGAGTCAATCACCAGATCAAAGCAAACACCTCAGTGTTCTTCAGACTCCTATATCAAAGCCCCATGTGAACAAGTCTAGTTTATCTGACAATAGCAGTCACCACAGCCTGTCAAGAGACTCTGTTCATGAAGACAGCCAGTGCCCTCTGAATGAGACACGTGCAGAAGCCAGTCCAGATGAAAGTGATGGCAGTGCAGATCGTAATTATCTTCAGACTCTAACGATATCAAGAACTCTTGCGCAAAATTTTCATACATTTATCTTTTCAGACATCCATCAGCACATGTCTGCACAAAATAACAGGGATGAAAGTAGTGAAGTGCATTCTGATGACACAGATGGACAGCTGTCAAGTGATGACCGTGCAGATCGTAGTGTTGTTGGGACCCCTCAAAACATTCATACTTTCAGCTTTTTAGACATCCAACAACACACATCTGCACAGATTAACTGGGATAAAGGGAGCAATTCACATTCTGAAGGTGACACAGGTGGAGAGATTACAGACATGGAGTTGTCTGCAAATGATAAAAGTGACAACAGTGGAATTGTCACCCAAAAGACTCCTACAAAGCAAAATCTATCAAAGAGCTCTGATATGAGAACTACTATTTTAAACACTGTCCCTGCCGCTAATTCCTATGATCCTCAAACACAAAAGGATAAACTGGGAAGCCGTACCTCCTACAGTGTCTCAAGTTTCGATGATGTCCATTCAACACTCAACTCTAAAGCACGAAGCAAAGACACAGGGTCAaatttttctttctttgtagACCTCTCTTTAAATGCCAATGGTTCACTGTTTTTATGTCCAGAAAACACGTCAACACCAGTCACAAGTCACAACAGGTGGCCACAAAGTCAACTCAAAAGTCCTTCCCGAAATATTGAATCGCCGTTTCTGAACAAGACAGCCTTTACCACCATTACACCTCAAACTTGGAAAACAGCAGAGTCCATCGCTGCAAGTCCAGTCAGTAATCCTAAATGCCCCCAAGAAGAGAAGACTACGAGAGATAACCCACCTAGTGAATGTCACGGTACAGTGGATGTACTTACTGAGAGCATTTCTGACTGTGTGTCTGAAAactgtgaaactgccacagacaGAGAAGCATCTTGGTGCTTGGCTACATCGAATAGCAGCCTTCCAAACAGTCTTACAGTGGACCCTGCTGATGAaggtgatgatgctgatgatcacGTGGATAGTTCAGATTCCCTCTTAAACGATGTTACATGTTTATCCCCTCCACAGAAAAGTCATGATACACACCTGCAAGCAGACCGTTTACATGCTGAGAACATTTCTGACAAAGTCTCTGAAAACTGTGAAACGACCACTGACTGTGAAGCATCTTGTGCATCAGACAGTAGCATTCCAACCAGTCTTACAGTGGACTCTGCTGCCGAAGGTGATAAGGAGGAGGAAGTGAACAGTCCCGATTACCTCTTAAATGATGTTACACCTTTATCCTCACAGAAAAGCCATGAAGCCCAACTGCACGCGGGCAGTTTACATGTCATATTTAATTATGAAAGAAAAAGCTGTGCTCTAGTCTCTACTGAGGAGAGGAGTCATATAAACTGCAGTGTGACACTGAGCAGCACCAAAGTCTATAGAGGTCTCCAAGGTCCTCTCCCTTTCTCAAGCCCCACATCCATGCCAGACAAGCAAAAAACTTCAATTCATGACACTTTTGCTAACGACCCATCTCCTAACCAGAAGCGGTCAAAGTCAAACCATCAAACCATCAGAGTCAAACCATTTGTCAAACCATTCTCAACTCGCTCATCCTCTGTTCGCCTTCAATACAGTCACTCATGCACTCCTGCAGGAAGCATGTGGCCCCCCGGGTCAGCTTTGATGTCCGGAAGAAGTCCTGGCTTCAAGTACTCATTCTCACACATTCAGCCCCCAAGACAGCTGAAAGACTTTTCCCACATCCTTGACTTGTCCTCAGAATTCCCACGACTACCCATTTGTGATCGCTCACTCACTCATAGATCGTTCAGAGACTTACAAAATTCAGCTGGCGTTCTTTCAGAGAAGTCCTCTAAGGTTGCTAACGTTTCTGAAGACTCTGGAACAGTTAGAGACCATGCAGGGTCTTTTGTACCCGGCAGCAGGACTCCAAACAGTCTTAAAATTTACGTCAATGACTGTGATGATAATAGCAGTGAAGCTTATCCTGGCCTTACACTTGCCTCAGCAAAACTGGACTTAATAAAAAGTGATGACAGCGACAGGTCGCAGATGTCCACCGCAAAGAAAAGCCTGATGACTGATACTATACATTATTCAGCTCCTTCTGACAACAAGAATGACGATTGTAAAGATGCAGCACATGGCTTTTCAAATAATGGTTCTTGTGAAGTCGATCTGTACCTCTCAGAATTAGAGAATCTTGAGGAGATCAGAGAGCAGAGTTGCTTGTCCTCTGACCAGCAGGATAGATTTCCAGACGGTAGATCTGGCTTAATTTTTACTGAAAACGTAGACGGATTTGCCACAAACGGATCTAGAGATGATCTGATGAAATCTGCCTCATTGGCTTCCACTAACGAATCTCCAGAGTTCAATACAGCTGTCCCTCAAGAAAACACAGATTGTCCATCAATCCAGACCCCTCAGCGGCAATCATCACCATACCCACCACTGAGCCCCTTGGCATGTGGATCTAAGTCTAAGTCACAGGATGGTTCCGACTGTGCGGCTATAACATTGCATTCAGGGGTAGTGCAGCTAGTTTCAGGCGAATGCCCTGTGAGTGATCAGAAAGATGCATTAGTACAGACACCGGGGAGGGAATGTCTTCGTTTACTTAAGAAATTGAAAGATTTGTAA